The following DNA comes from Nocardioides panzhihuensis.
CGTTGTCGGTCCTGCGCCTGCATCTCAGCGGGTGCGGTCGCGCCGTGCCTGACGGGCCTGGTTGGCCCGCTGGCGCTTGGCCAGGTCCTTCTGGATCTGCTGGCGGCGGTACTTGACCTCTGCTTCGTAACCTGCGGTGGTGTACATCTCGATCTCCTGCTGGTTTGTCCTGCTGGGGTTTCCTGCTGACATCGAGAACACTCCTCTGCTGAGGTAGGTACCGGGATCGGTCGCGCGCCTTAGTTCTCACCACCGCCACCTCGCTTCCCGACCTAGGTGTGATGCCCAGGCACGTTGGTCGAGATCGTGTGACGACACGATCTGAGGTGTAGATGGGTGAAGGCCTCCCTGGTGTGGAGTGGAGCTGTCTAGGAACCAGTGCCGCCACCAGGAGATGCCTTCATGTCCCACGCTACCCATGCCAACGCGGCTTTGACCCCTCGCGCCCGCCTGCGACTCGCCCGTTTGATCGTCGAGGACGGCTGGCCGCCCGCTCGCGCCGCTGAGCGATACGACGTCTCTTGGCGTACGGCGAAGAAGTGGGCTGACCGCTACCGCGACGAGGGGCCGGCCGGGATGCTGGACCGGTCCTCGGCGCCACACCATCAGCCGAACCGGACACCGGCACCCGTGGTCCGCAAGATCGTGCACCTGCGCTGGAAGCAGCGACTCGGACCGGTCGAGATCGCCAGCCGACTCGACATGCCTTCCTCGACCGTTCACGCCGTCTTGGTCCGCTGCCGGATCAACCGCCTGACTCACATCGATCGGGCCACCGGCGAACCGATCCGCCGCTACGAGCACGAGAAGCCGGGCCACCTGATTCACGTCGACGTCAAGAAGCTCGGCAAGATCCCCGACGGCGGCGGCTGGCGCTACGTCGGTCGCCACCAGGGCAGGCGGAACAAGGCCCTCACCGCCGAGCGGACCGGACAGCGCAGCAAGCGGTTCGATCCACTGACGGGGACCTGCTATCTGCACACCGTGATCGACGACCACTCCCGCGTCGCCTACGTCGAAGCCCACGACGACGAGACCAAGGAGACCGCGACCGAGGTCCTCAAGAACGCGGTCGCCTGGTTCGCAGAACGCGGCGTCACCGTGACCAGGGTTCTCAGCGACAACGGCAGCTGCTACCGCAGCCGCATGTGGCTCGAGACCTGCGCGAACCTCGGGATCGTCCCGAAGAAGACCCGTCCCTACCGGCCACAGACCAACGGGAAGATCGAGCGCTTCCACCGCACCCTGGCCGAGGGCTGGGCATTCAAGAAGTTCTACAACTCCGAGTCAGCCCGACTCGCGGCTCTGCCAGCATGGGTCCACGAATACAACCACCACCGGCCCCACTCAGCAATCGGGAAGGCCGCACCCATCACCCGGTTGAACAACCTGGCTGGGCATCACACCTAGGCCACGCGCTCGGCGCCTTAGACGAGACACTTCACCTATGGAGTTCTCCGAGGTCGTACGCCGCCGCAAGATGGTCCGCAGCTACACCAGCGATCCCGTGGATCCTGAGGTGCTCGACAGGATCCTGCACAACGCCACCCGGGCACCGTCGGCCGGCTTCTCCCAGGGCTGGGCCTTCCTCGTGCTCGACACCCCCGAGGACGTACGCCGCTACTGGGAGGCCACCGCCCCGAGCGTCAAGGCCGGCGACGACCCCGACGCGTGGCTGACCGGGATGATGCAGGCACCGGTGATCGTCATCCCGTGCTCCTCCAAGGCGGCCTACCTGGACCGCTACGCCGAGCCGGACAAGGGCTGGACCGATCGCGACGAGGCCCACTGGCCGATGCCCTTCTGGCACATGGACACCGCGATGGCGACCATGCTGATCCTGCAGACCGTGGTCGACGAAGGTCTCGGTGCGCTGTACTTCGGGATCCCGCCGGAGGCCGACGCGGCGGTTCGGCTGGCATTCGACATCCCGGATACGTTCGACCCCATCGGGGCCGTCACCATCGGGCATCCTGCTTCTGGGGGTGCCAAGGGGTCGCCTACTCGGCGTCAGCGGGTTTCGCTCGGGGATGTTGTTCATCGTGGGCGGTGGTCTCCGCGCTGATCGAACCGCCGCGGCCAACGGGCTCGTCCCGCTCGTCGAACCGCCGCGGCCAACGGGCTCGTCCCGCTGATCGAGCCGCCGGAGCCGCTAGGCGGAGGCGTGTCGAGACCTGCCTCCCGCTGGTCGAGCCGCCGGAGCCGCTAGGCGGAGGCGTGTCGAGACCTGCCTCCCGCTGGTCGAGCCGCCGGAGCCGCTAGGCGGAGGCGTGTCGAGACCAACACGGTTCGCGTCGGGGAAACCTCGCTGAGCGACTGCTACTTCGTTTCAGTGTTCGCCGCCGACCCTTCTTCGAGTGTTTCTCGATCAGCCGCCGCGTCAAGGACGGGCCTTCGGCCCGCCGGCTTCGCCGGCCGCTTCGCGGTCCTTGACTCGGCACCTGATCGAGAAAGATTTCGCCATTATCGGGGCGGCGGCGAGGGTGTGGCGCGGGGTTCAGGTTACTTGTTCACGGACTGCATAAATCGGGACTGACCAGCGCAAACAGGTAGCCGCGGGCGGCTCTTTCACATATAATGAGGCGTATGAACGAGACCGTCGACCAGCTCCTCACCGGGCCGCCCCTGGGTGCGTCCGAAGGTGAGCTGGTCGACTGGATCAGCCGGCTCGAAGAAGTGAAGTGCATCGCCGAGGCTGTCCAGGCAGAAGCAGCGGTACGCCTCGAGGAAGCCACCCGAGCCCGGCAGGCCGAGGCCGGGGTCCCTGCCCGCAAGCTCGGCGAAGGCGTCACCTCCCAAGTCGCATTGGCGCGGCGGGTTTCACCCGCCAAAGGCGCCATACTGCTCGGGCTGGCGAAGATCCTGGTTGCGGAGATGCCACACACGTTGGCTCTGATGAAGGCGGGCCTGTTCTCGCAGTGGCAAGCCACCATCCTCGCCCGCGAAACCGCCTGCCTCTCGATGGAGGACCGCCGGGTCATCGACTACGAACTCTGTGCTTTCAGTCAAGACCGTGAAGTTCCGAAGGTCGTGACCATGGGGCTGCGACAACTCGAGAACGCGGCCAAGAAGCTCGCGATCACCCTCGACCAAGAATCCGTCGTCAACCGAGCCGCAAACGCAGAGAAGGACCGTCGAGTCAGCGTCCGGCCGGCACCGGACACGATGACCTGGCTGGGTGCGCTGCTGCCGGTCAAGGACGGTGTTGCCGTCTACGCGGCGTTGGACCAGGCAGCCAAGGCCGCGCAGGCTGCTGGGGATGAACGGACGAGGGGTCAGGTCATGGCCGACACCCTCG
Coding sequences within:
- a CDS encoding IS481 family transposase, with protein sequence MSHATHANAALTPRARLRLARLIVEDGWPPARAAERYDVSWRTAKKWADRYRDEGPAGMLDRSSAPHHQPNRTPAPVVRKIVHLRWKQRLGPVEIASRLDMPSSTVHAVLVRCRINRLTHIDRATGEPIRRYEHEKPGHLIHVDVKKLGKIPDGGGWRYVGRHQGRRNKALTAERTGQRSKRFDPLTGTCYLHTVIDDHSRVAYVEAHDDETKETATEVLKNAVAWFAERGVTVTRVLSDNGSCYRSRMWLETCANLGIVPKKTRPYRPQTNGKIERFHRTLAEGWAFKKFYNSESARLAALPAWVHEYNHHRPHSAIGKAAPITRLNNLAGHHT
- a CDS encoding nitroreductase family protein encodes the protein MEFSEVVRRRKMVRSYTSDPVDPEVLDRILHNATRAPSAGFSQGWAFLVLDTPEDVRRYWEATAPSVKAGDDPDAWLTGMMQAPVIVIPCSSKAAYLDRYAEPDKGWTDRDEAHWPMPFWHMDTAMATMLILQTVVDEGLGALYFGIPPEADAAVRLAFDIPDTFDPIGAVTIGHPASGGAKGSPTRRQRVSLGDVVHRGRWSPR
- a CDS encoding HNH endonuclease, translating into MNETVDQLLTGPPLGASEGELVDWISRLEEVKCIAEAVQAEAAVRLEEATRARQAEAGVPARKLGEGVTSQVALARRVSPAKGAILLGLAKILVAEMPHTLALMKAGLFSQWQATILARETACLSMEDRRVIDYELCAFSQDREVPKVVTMGLRQLENAAKKLAITLDQESVVNRAANAEKDRRVSVRPAPDTMTWLGALLPVKDGVAVYAALDQAAKAAQAAGDERTRGQVMADTLVNRVTGRTGTEVKPRIEVKIVMTADALTNDTDQPAMVEGYGPVPAAWAREALADAEVFIRRLYTDPAGQLVAMESHSRKAPDGLAEFITTRDGGICRTNGCDAPIRNIDHAQRHADGGETKAANLQGLCERCNQAKEALGWQARPGPDGSIITITPTGHTYVSPPPDTWQPDPPPLSRAEFVLRDVLLDHTRAA